In Flavobacterium enshiense, the genomic stretch AACGCAGATTTTAAATTGTTGCTTTTCTAGTTTTACGATTATTCTGAAATACTTTTCTTTTGAATTCAGGCTTCTTTCCAAAATTCAAAAGTAATCCCACTTCACAATCTGTTGCTCGAAGATAATTTAGAAGTTGGAATTCGAATTCTTCGACTATATAATCACATGCTTTTAATTCTAAGATAATACTATTGTTAACGATCAAATCTGCATAATAGTCGCCAACG encodes the following:
- a CDS encoding GxxExxY protein: MQLLHEELTNEIIKTFYEVYNELGYGFLEKVYQNALYLELKKRGFDVVPQKKLTVYFKGQAVGDYYADLIVNNSIILELKACDYIVEEFEFQLLNYLRATDCEVGLLLNFGKKPEFKRKVFQNNRKTRKATI